acaaggcaaagtccaccagagcttctgaggactgggacgcttacaagaagattctgagaggatacaagcgagaactgagaaaggctcagcataactcttggaatgattactgcagcagtattgagaatacgtccgaggcttccagactacggaaggttctagcatccaccaactcctctccaggtttcattaaaacatcggagggcaattggacaacgtccagtgaggagacgctggaggtactattggacacacattttcctggaaatcagacggttgaaccatgtactggcggtgccacagttgctcagcggtcgtttcctgtcgaggaaattgtatcggaaactagaataagattggaccattcaaatcccccggatctgatggaattactccgacggagttacaagctgtaactgacaaaattatcccctggttgtcggtgatatataaaggatgtatcaacttatcatatatcccaggaaagtggagggaaacaaaagtcgtcttcatacctaaagcgggaaaagcctctcactcgagggcgaaggatttccgaccaatcagcttatcctcattcctacttaagactctggagaggatgatagatatttatcttagaactagcatcgattcaagtttgttctcgaaacgacagcatgcatactcgaagggcaggtctactgagaccgcactacatgaactagtcagctttattgaaagctcactatctgtcaaagaatacacaatcgtggcgtttctagacatcgaaggggcgttcaataatgtccatccgagctcgatattaaatggactgacaactctgaatgttgatccatgtatactcaggctgttagacgaactgctaatgaagagacgtatttcagccacactagggcaagcaaacatacaaaggcatgtgaacagaggcactccccaaggaggggtTCTGtcgcctcttctttggaatgttgctataaacaaccttctggtttctctagaaaaagaaaggataaaagtggtggcatacgcagatgatgtagctctggcagtcaggggaaaattcccatccacaatcagagatattattcagagggccctccggatgactgaaaaatgggcgaaagacaatggtcttggggtaaatcccgcaaagacagatttagtcatgtactgcaaagatcgcaaaactcccacggttaggcctatttccttagggggtattgaaattccctttggtgattgtgcaaaataccttggcgttattttggacaggaagctgaactttaagcttaatattgaagaaagggcgaggaaggcaactgtagctttgtactcgtgcaaaaaggcaataggaaacaagtatatacagcagtaaattcggccgggccgaattttaaatacccaccaccatgaatcaaatatgatagttttctttgaaaactcttcgtcgtagtgggtaccatttgctactcacgtatttgtgatcttaaaatacctccagaatttcaaacatagaaaacatagtctctaACATAGAAAACATagtcgcccaagaagtaaaaatcgagagatcagtctatatggggattataccaaaaaatggaccgatataccttaatttcggcacacttatttgtggtctaaaaatacctctagatttcgaatttcaggcaaatcgggtaataaatacagtttatagaaactCAAGaaattcaggcaaagcggatggtaaatatagtttctagaagcccaagaagcaaaatcgggagatcggtctatatgagggctataccaaaaaattgaccgatgggcaccattttcggtacacctttttatggtcccaaaagaactctacattttcaatttcaggaaaatcggatagaaaatatagtttctagaagcccaagaagcaaaatcgggagatcagtctctatgggggctatatcaaaacatggaccgatgagcaccattttcggcacacctttttatggtcctaaaatacctctagatttccaatttcaggcaaattggataaaaactacggtttttataggcccaagactccaaattggaaggttggtttatatgggggctctttcaaaacatggaccgatacggacgattttcgactcacctctttatggtcccaaaatacctctagattttcaatttcagacaaatcggctagaaaatactgtttctagacgcctaagaagcaaaattgggagatcggtctatatgggggctataccaaaacatggaccgatacggactattttcgacacacctccttatggtcctaaaatacctctatattttcaatttcagacaaatcggatagaaaatactttttctagacgcctaagaagcaaaatcgggagatcggtctatatgggggctataccaaaacatggaccgatacagatcattttcgacacacctctttatggtccaaacatacctctggatttccaatttcaggcaaatctgataaaaactacggtttttataggcccaagaccccaaatcgggaggtcggtttatatggggactatatcaaaacttggaccgatatagcccatcttcgaacttgacctgcctgcaaataaaaaactaatctgtgccaaatttggggacgatagcgccattattgaaggctgtagcgtgattacaacagacagacagacagacagacagacagacagacagacagacggacagacggacatgcttatatcgtcttagaatttctccctgatcaagaatatatatactttatatagtcggaaatcgatatttcgatgtgttacaaacggaatgacaaacttattatacccccgtcaccattttatggtggtgggtataaaaagtagggactaaaaccaaaaattgtgcattggctatacacggcagtggttagacctataatgctatatggtgttgtagtctggtggccggcacttcagaaaccgactggtttagataaagttcagcgtatggcgtgtttgtgtatttcaggcgcattcagcaagacaggaacaaattcccttaatgtcttgctgcatctattgcctttagacattttggccaaacagtcggctgcaacaacggctgtgcggttgcgcgaactatcgctgtggtcggaaaaaggttacggtcacagttctgtcctcaaaacaacgtcagatgtgcctaacgtagtggattacactttggcgagtccacttttcgacaaaaagtttgagactctaatccccaacagtgacgcgtggtgcacacagaccccggggaataaagaatatatagatttctacactgatggctccaaattggatggacaagtgggtttcggagtatattctaatgatttggaacttcaaatagcgaaaagattacctaatcactgtagtgtttttcaggctgaaatattagcaataagaggtggcgaattggctgagaagtaatgttccaaaaaatgtgggcattaatatatactcagacagtcaacctgcaataaaatccttggactctgtgttcctcaactcgaaaacggtcatcgattgccgcaaatctctcaatgagatggctgagcagtacaatattcacctaatatgggtgcctggccataggaacataccggggaactgcgaagccgatgagttggcaaggctagggactaccttacatattccaggggaactagaatttgttggtatgcccctagctacctgcaagctcatgctgcgtgagaaggctgttatgatggcaaatgttcgatgggagaattgcaagggttgtaacgacaccaagcaaatatggccccatttcaacttaaaccgcacactagatatgctaatgttctcgagacgtcagatatcactcctgatatctgctataacgggtcgctgcctgataggagattttgcaaaaactattggcgcgaagtataatgactattgtatgagctgtcatgatgcggaggaaaaagaatcaattaaacacctcttgtgtgagtgtcctgcattttgtttaaagcgcaagcaacttttaggagcatatagcttcagattactggcggatctggaaaacgttaacttaagcagtctgctaatgtttttggaacaatctggttggttcaacaaagaaaaataatcaagaaggttcagcggttaaaactagaagtgcccatatgtaataggtacttttagttaatgtggtatcacaatggactgaatagtctaagtgagcctgaatcttaatcgggctgccactttaacctaacctaacctatatctaaatctgaaccgatttcttccaaaatcaatagggatctattctgagccaaaacacatacttgtgccaaattaaaagtcgattggactaaaactgcgacctagactttaattacaaaaatgtgttgacggacagacggacatgactatatcgactcaggagcccaccctgagcattttgagccaaagacaccatgtgtctatctcgtctccttctgggtgttgcaaacatatgcactaacttataataccctgtttcacagtgtggagcagggtataaatatacggATAATATGATGctttatattttttcacaaattcattttaaatttttatttcaacgaATAAATTCCCTACATATATATCGACTGGAATAATACGTAATAAGGTATTTTTGTGCCAACCATTGCACAGAtctctaagaaaaatgtaaatcTATTAAGCCAGTATAATTGCAGAAAAGGACAATTATGcccagaatttttatttgagtaAAAAACAGAAATCCATGTTACCTTTGAAAAagttggaatttttaatttttagagaatttttgtaTTCAATCAAGTTCATAAGAATATTTTCCCCTCTTATTCTTCATATGCTTGTTAGGATTTCTTTCTGGCATTTCTTGCGGGGAATgccttaaattatatttataatcagGATTTCTGATTGGTTTTTCGATTTGCTCATGATGTTTTTCATTAATGCTTATTTCTAataatttatatgaattttcttGAAGTTTTCCAAGTGCGGCTTGATacaatatttcatttatcaTTCTATTTGCATAGAGTTGCTGCCTTTGATCCAAGTCCCTATAGACAGCTTCCCAAGAACATTTTAAGGCACTTGCCTGGTCAGTTCTCCCATATTGCTCCTCGTTCATTGCTTGTGGTGTTTCGTCGAAATCTTCTGTAGTTTGGTATTCCTGATACTGGAATgagaaattaatttacaaaaaaatatagttaATTTAGGCTGACTTTGGACAAcaattgtttattttcatacGTCCTCATCCTCATATACATCTTCTGATGCTGTTATCGTGTAATTAGGTACATCATCATAACTATTTTCTTCGTCTATCAAAAACTCCATTTGATGATAATACCACAGTGTAGGAACGTAGACTTCATTTGGATTGGTTGCTACTTGCCGGCTTCGTTTAATTTTAACATATTCTCGTCTGAAGGCAGTCCGCATATTACTAATTTTCCTTTTCACCATGTATATGGTAGCCTCGCTGTCAATTTCCtttaatttagcacgcatacgtTCGTAGGCTTTGTTGCGAAGATGCCTGTTCGAATACTCTTCTGACTCTTGCTTCCATAATTCGGGAAGCGATTTATAGAGTTCAATGAACTCgatccaaaattttttcaaagagcTTGGCATTTAAATTATGTTCTTTTGgaactttgaaattttataatgtTGTACAACTAGTTGTAAAATAATGTGGGACTATGTTTAGACAGACAATAAAATCGGGTAATGGTTGTCCAATATTTTTGCTGTCATTAATAATCAGCTGATTAGAAATGAGTTTTACCAACACAATATCCCTGATGTAGAAATGTAGCGTCTGCGTGTATGATTGGACGTTACGTACCTCATTCATTATTCATTGTAGAGACTATCAAATGTCCAAGATTGAAGTGCGATTAACCGctattatgtttgcagcactactttttaaataaaaatccaaaatttctaatagatttTATTGCGATATGACGTAAAACTTTaccgtttctataaaaaatggctcacataaaaatgttttgatgttTAATGGTTAAGGAAAAAAGTCCCTTATATCATAGATAAAAATAGAACCGGACTGTAGGGGATATTAATGGTAAATATGAATAAAACTTCCATCAGTCTAACAGTTTTTGGATCCAAATGTGAACTCGAAATTAcgttttaacacatttttgttttatttatttattcattcagagCACGAAATTCTAAGCCTGTTTGGCCAAATAAAGTAATACATAAGGTGTATAAAAAAAAGATGttgaataaatatattaaacaataatttacatatttgttaaaaataacAACTAAGTATTAACTAAATCAGATGAAGATATCTACTTCTAGTACAATCAGAGTTtccgaattttctcaaaatcatataaaatagGCCTTGTAGGTCCTAAAACTCACAAAAaacatcgtcaaaattttgacattaagcAAGAAAAGTCTaacgtcgggtggggccgactatattataccctgcaccactttgtaaatccacattttcgatactgtatcaaatccgtcaaatgtgttgggtgctatatataaaggtttttgtcccaaatgcttacatttaaatctgactacatctgaacaaaatttataatctatagacttcaaatttaagtcggctaatgccctgggatgctaCACTATGTACactat
This is a stretch of genomic DNA from Haematobia irritans isolate KBUSLIRL chromosome 4, ASM5000362v1, whole genome shotgun sequence. It encodes these proteins:
- the LOC142234971 gene encoding uncharacterized protein LOC142234971, with the translated sequence MPSSLKKFWIEFIELYKSLPELWKQESEEYSNRHLRNKAYERMRAKLKEIDSEATIYMVKRKISNMRTAFRREYVKIKRSRQVATNPNEVYVPTLWYYHQMEFLIDEENSYDDVPNYTITASEDVYEDEDYQEYQTTEDFDETPQAMNEEQYGRTDQASALKCSWEAVYRDLDQRQQLYANRMINEILYQAALGKLQENSYKLLEISINEKHHEQIEKPIRNPDYKYNLRHSPQEMPERNPNKHMKNKRGKYSYELD